One Festucalex cinctus isolate MCC-2025b chromosome 1, RoL_Fcin_1.0, whole genome shotgun sequence genomic region harbors:
- the LOC144004946 gene encoding uncharacterized protein LOC144004946 isoform X5 translates to MEETSADISSVSSPSLSPTSSPCTDSSSPFSPTQQMDEGKGGSTYSPSCVMQSNEDSSDQERRPSEAERGQLVIELERIQMELSQLQQLNQKLQHELELERESHLREKNDLLFNSNSASEPASTLHRLQKMNHELRDELEAQKRIQEESREAELRQRVDLLAQQAQLLVTGDATALAQAHLEQERKWFHEQRMEWERSITSLKTQLSFSEEKRKESELRTTRLQEESYSQRALQGEAEGLRKALQEATTQLHTNEDAQAQKESLLQKHLMLLQASQERERKSLAASLAIAEQHSQELQQKLDQAEQQVESLTKAHMWSRDFEDAQQQLREELASSEAAVQKYRDEKEQMEQQCQELQNHLLEAHEEMSRLQSCLKTEETHYQDLQQEYESISEELMAGLEKAQQREAEAQEMRDGFERLLDTKEQELQEVLLKMEVLGNSLEETEAQLDEMLKVRNCASSHVEDESLEAMPHTEETPEPHLSDSKPEERDTNHHHSRVRSHSLGPSHQYIITSGDDPERFTSAIQLLETKLFVTEEKLREITERLEEQQDHKSCQDPRLDSQLTRSRALAQHLTLLLDSRARESQRFAEETENLCRLLAGRFQLALSIIQSCREKLRTSTTIELMEFEGRLSAVETCLQQGRKDAEKQQHASFNAYKMEDKIPSDVLAGVESSIDGEVELTHTVHSEDIISVGECLMRELVVVEKMLATLKGPNEQLKALVPREGGMTVAHRYKLIISQILTLKKPQLEGGGARDDHEIIIRACIEAELIYSAFKIQQQYQKNSHGKGPVDTNPPTFVSYEEHDVVLDKTSICLQSQDLTDEERPPWLERLISRLQSRAKVVWQLSREVTCMEENRETASVVDLSWMQEQAKLVYLSDRLYLDVEQEHQRCVMLQDKLQALCKQQDASLTDEREAFNHTLSELQEDNRALREELEHVEDKIISMETGNWRFQENKQRIEEYHKERMQKLEAEFQMKIKEQQQIHKEEMKHLHECHMKYFVSKEKHTENFKELKDNSSPTEQQEACLNDFENHQVFCDEPFSGMEEMHRRLITELQQQHEKQVEELIKEKEQLMQEETAAITASIAAMRRDHKDDLENHRMPQHVFETDDITQIHKEYQKALELLNKELEELSFEHTQKCLENSQLRGELQYQRKSFRKQRESADNKLEQAMEAEINFLRQETVSLREQLKIAQMDKLYTQNKMKDFYKNNHDEHYQDAKALSEDVSFAAVSSSRVASGHNPDVNTANTSNAALAKKTDKPSLLRRLRAVRSKSLKEGISGQERVKLFDSF, encoded by the exons ATGGAGGAAACATCAGCTGACATAAGCTCCGTGTCGTCTCCCAGCCTGTCGCCCACCTCCTCACCCTGCACTGACTCGTCATCTCCTTTCAGTCCGACGCAGCAGATGGATGAAGGCAAAG GTGGCTCTACATATTCGCCATCATGTGTGATGCAATCAAATGAAGACAGTTCTGATCAAGAGCGCCGTCCTTCTGAGGCCGAAAGAGGGCAACTTGTCATTGAG CTGGAAAGAATACAGATGGAACTGTCTCAGCTTCAACAGTTAAACCAAAAACTACAACATGAACTAGAACTAGAGAGGGAGAGTCATTTAAGAGAAAAG AATGATCTTCTATTCAATTCTAACTCTGCATCAGAGCCAGCTTCCACCCTGCACCGACTCCAAAAGATGAACCACGAACTCCGTGATGAGTTGGAGGCACAAAAGCGAATACAGGAGGAATCCAGGGAAGCCGAACTCCGTCAGAGAGTGGATCTCTTAGCTCAACAAGCGCAGCTGCTTGTGACGGGGGATGCGACAGCTCTTGCTCAGGCCCATCTAGAGCAAGAACGCAAATGGTTCCACGAGCAGCGGATGGAGTGGGAACGTTCCATCACCTCCTTGAAGACTCAGCTGAGCTTcagtgaagaaaagaggaaagaatCAGAGCTGCGCACGACACGGCTACAGGAAGAGTCGTACAGTCAGCGGGCTCTCCAGGGGGAGGCTGAGGGGCTGAGAAAGGCTCTTCAAGAGGCCACAACACAACTGCACACCAATGAGGATGCACAAGCTCAAAAAGAGTCTCTCCTGCAGAAGCATCTCATGCTCCTTCAAGCAAGCCAGGAGCGAGAACGGAAGAGTTTGGCAGCCAGCTTGGCGATTGCAGAGCAACACTCGCAAGAACTTCAGCAGAAATTGGATCAAGCTGAGCAGCAAGTGGAGAGCCTGACTAAAGCGCATATGTGGAGTAGGGATTTTGAAGACGCCCAACAACAACTCCGAGAGGAGTTAGCTTCTTCGGAGGCTGCTGTTCAAAAGTATCGAGATGAAAAAGAGCAGATGGAGCAACAATGTCAAGAGCTTCAAAATCACCTGTTGGAGGCACACGAGGAAATGAGCAGGTTGCAGAGTTGCTTGAAAACAGAAGAGACGCACTATCAGGACCTTCAACAGGAATATGAGAGCATCTCAGAGGAACTGATGGCGGGTTTGGAGAAGGCGCAACAAAGGGAGGCTGAAGCTCAGGAAATGCGAGACGGCTTTGAGAGGCTCCTCGACACAAAGGAGCAAGAGCTGCAGGAGGTTTTGCTGAAGATGGAAGTTTTAGGTAATAGTCTGGAAGAGACGGAAGCACAACTCGATGAAATGCTCAAGGTTAGAAACTGTGCCTCTTCTCATGTGGAGGATGAGTCTTTGGAGGCAATGCCGCACACAGAGGAGACACCGGAGCCCCACTTAAGTGACAGCAAACCAGAGGAAAGAGACACCAACCATCATCACTCAAGAGTCCGGTCCCATTCACTCGGCCCGTCGCACCAGTACATCATCACTTCAGGAGACGACCCGGAACGCTTTACGTCGGCGATCCAGTTGCTTGAAACCAAACTTTTCGTAACAGAGGAGAAACTAAGGGAAATCACAGAGCGACTGGAGGAACAACAGGATCACAAGAGCTGCCAGGACCCCCGTCTTGACTCCCAGCTCACCCGAAGCCGAGCCTTGGCCCAACATCTCACTCTGCTGCTTGACAGCAGGGCCAGGGAGAGCCAGCGCTTTGCAGAGGAGACGGAGAACCTTTGCAGGCTGTTGGCCGGTCGCTTTCAGCTTGCGCTAAGCATCATACAAAGCTGCCGGGAGAAACTTCGAACCAGCACCACTATTGAGCTGATGGAATTTGAGGGGAGACTATCAGCTGTTGAGACATGTCTTCAGCAAGGACGGAAAGAtgcggaaaaacaacaacatgcatcGTTTAATGCCTACAAAATGGAGGACAAAATCCCCAGTGATGTATTGGCAGGAGTTGAGAGCAGCATTGACGGAGAGGTCGAACTCACTCACACAGTACATTCAGAGGACATCATTAGTGTTGGCGAGTGTTTGATGAGAGAATTAGTTGTAGTTGAAAAAATGTTGGCAACCCTAAAGGGTCCAAATGAGCAACTCAAGGCTTTAGTGCCAAGAGAAGGTGGTATGACTGTGGCACACAGGTACAAACTCATCATCTCCCAAATACTGACCTTAAAAAAGCCTCAATTAGAGGGAGGAGGAGCTAGAGATGACCACGAAATCATCATTAGAGCCTGCATTGAAGCAGAGTTAATCTATTCTGCCTTTAAAATCCAGCAACAATATCAGAAAAACTCTCATGGCAAAGGTCCTGTAGATACCAACCCTCCAACATTCGTTTCCTATGAAGAGCATGATGTGGTTTTAGACAAAACGTCAATATGTCTTCAATCGCAAGACCTAACAGATGAGGAAAGGCCACCCTGGTTAGAGCGACTTATATCCAGGCTGCAAAGCAGAGCTAAGGTCGTATGGCAGCTCAGCCGGGAGGTCACTTGTATGGAGGAAAACCGCGAAACCGCCTCCGTAGTGGACTTGAGCTGGATGCAGGAGCAAGCAAAGCTGGTTTATTTGTCAGACAGGCTTTACTTGGACGTGGAGCAGGAGCATCAGCGATGCGTAATGTTGCAGGACAAACTGCAGGCTTTGTGCAAACAGCAGGACGCCTCATTAACGGATGAGCGGGAGGCTTTTAATCACACCTTAAGTGAACTCCAGGAGGACAACAGAGCACTGAGAGAGGAACTGGAACATGTTGAAGACAAGATAATATCCATGGAGACCGGAAACTGGagatttcaagaaaacaaacaaagaattgAGGAGTACCACAAGGAAAGAATGCAAAAACTAGAAGCAGAGTTCCAAATGAAGATAAAGGAACAGCAGCAGATACACAAAGAAGAGATGAAACATTTGCATGAGTGCCACATGAAATATTTTGTTTCTAAAGAAAAACATACTGAAAACTTTAAAGAGCTTAAAGATAACTCATCCCCAACAGAGCAGCAAGAAGCCTGCCTGAATGACTTTGAAAATCATCAG GTGTTCTGTGATGAACCTTTCAGTGGCATGGAGGAAATGCACAGGAGGTTGATAACagagctgcagcagcagcatgaGAAACAGGTGGAAGAACTTATCAAGGAAAAGGAGCAGCTGATGCAAGAAGAGACGGCTGCCATAAcagcat CCATTGCTGCTATGAGGAGAGACCATAAAGATGACCTGGAGAACCATCGAATGCCTCAACACGTCTTTGAGACGGATGATATCACACAGATCCACAAAGAATATCA AAAGGCGTTGGAATTATTGAATAAGGAGCTGGAGGAGTTGTCATTTGAGCACACTCAAAAATGCCTCGAAAACTCTCAGCTGAGAGGAGAGCTGCAATATCAGAGAAAATCCTTCAGGAAGCAGAGAGAAAGTGCAGACAATAAACTGGAGCAG GCGATGGAGGCTGAGATAAACTTCCTAAGACAAGAAACCGTATCTCTCAGAGAACAGTTAAAGATTGCTCAAATG GATAAATTGTACACCCAGAACAAGATGAAGGACTTTTATAAAAACAACCATGATGAACACTATCAGGATGCCAAGGCACTAAGTGAGGATGTCAGTTTTGCCGCCGTGTCTTCCAGTAGAGTCGCATCTGGACACAATCCTG ATGTCAACACAGCAAATACAAGCAACGCTGCGTTAGCAAAGAAAACGGACAAACCGTCTCTCCTTCGTCGACTTAGAGCAGTCCGGTCAAAG AGTTTGAAAGAGGGCATCTCTGGCCAAGAAAGGGTGAAGCTGTTTGATTCATTCTGA
- the LOC144004946 gene encoding uncharacterized protein LOC144004946 isoform X6, translating into MDEGKGGSTYSPSCVMQSNEDSSDQERRPSEAERGQLVIELERIQMELSQLQQLNQKLQHELELERESHLREKNDLLFNSNSASEPASTLHRLQKMNHELRDELEAQKRIQEESREAELRQRVDLLAQQAQLLVTGDATALAQAHLEQERKWFHEQRMEWERSITSLKTQLSFSEEKRKESELRTTRLQEESYSQRALQGEAEGLRKALQEATTQLHTNEDAQAQKESLLQKHLMLLQASQERERKSLAASLAIAEQHSQELQQKLDQAEQQVESLTKAHMWSRDFEDAQQQLREELASSEAAVQKYRDEKEQMEQQCQELQNHLLEAHEEMSRLQSCLKTEETHYQDLQQEYESISEELMAGLEKAQQREAEAQEMRDGFERLLDTKEQELQEVLLKMEVLGNSLEETEAQLDEMLKVRNCASSHVEDESLEAMPHTEETPEPHLSDSKPEERDTNHHHSRVRSHSLGPSHQYIITSGDDPERFTSAIQLLETKLFVTEEKLREITERLEEQQDHKSCQDPRLDSQLTRSRALAQHLTLLLDSRARESQRFAEETENLCRLLAGRFQLALSIIQSCREKLRTSTTIELMEFEGRLSAVETCLQQGRKDAEKQQHASFNAYKMEDKIPSDVLAGVESSIDGEVELTHTVHSEDIISVGECLMRELVVVEKMLATLKGPNEQLKALVPREGGMTVAHRYKLIISQILTLKKPQLEGGGARDDHEIIIRACIEAELIYSAFKIQQQYQKNSHGKGPVDTNPPTFVSYEEHDVVLDKTSICLQSQDLTDEERPPWLERLISRLQSRAKVVWQLSREVTCMEENRETASVVDLSWMQEQAKLVYLSDRLYLDVEQEHQRCVMLQDKLQALCKQQDASLTDEREAFNHTLSELQEDNRALREELEHVEDKIISMETGNWRFQENKQRIEEYHKERMQKLEAEFQMKIKEQQQIHKEEMKHLHECHMKYFVSKEKHTENFKELKDNSSPTEQQEACLNDFENHQVFCDEPFSGMEEMHRRLITELQQQHEKQVEELIKEKEQLMQEETAAITASIAAMRRDHKDDLENHRMPQHVFETDDITQIHKEYQKALELLNKELEELSFEHTQKCLENSQLRGELQYQRKSFRKQRESADNKLEQAMEAEINFLRQETVSLREQLKIAQMDKLYTQNKMKDFYKNNHDEHYQDAKALSEDVSFAAVSSSRVASGHNPDVNTANTSNAALAKKTDKPSLLRRLRAVRSKSLKEGISGQERVKLFDSF; encoded by the exons ATGGATGAAGGCAAAG GTGGCTCTACATATTCGCCATCATGTGTGATGCAATCAAATGAAGACAGTTCTGATCAAGAGCGCCGTCCTTCTGAGGCCGAAAGAGGGCAACTTGTCATTGAG CTGGAAAGAATACAGATGGAACTGTCTCAGCTTCAACAGTTAAACCAAAAACTACAACATGAACTAGAACTAGAGAGGGAGAGTCATTTAAGAGAAAAG AATGATCTTCTATTCAATTCTAACTCTGCATCAGAGCCAGCTTCCACCCTGCACCGACTCCAAAAGATGAACCACGAACTCCGTGATGAGTTGGAGGCACAAAAGCGAATACAGGAGGAATCCAGGGAAGCCGAACTCCGTCAGAGAGTGGATCTCTTAGCTCAACAAGCGCAGCTGCTTGTGACGGGGGATGCGACAGCTCTTGCTCAGGCCCATCTAGAGCAAGAACGCAAATGGTTCCACGAGCAGCGGATGGAGTGGGAACGTTCCATCACCTCCTTGAAGACTCAGCTGAGCTTcagtgaagaaaagaggaaagaatCAGAGCTGCGCACGACACGGCTACAGGAAGAGTCGTACAGTCAGCGGGCTCTCCAGGGGGAGGCTGAGGGGCTGAGAAAGGCTCTTCAAGAGGCCACAACACAACTGCACACCAATGAGGATGCACAAGCTCAAAAAGAGTCTCTCCTGCAGAAGCATCTCATGCTCCTTCAAGCAAGCCAGGAGCGAGAACGGAAGAGTTTGGCAGCCAGCTTGGCGATTGCAGAGCAACACTCGCAAGAACTTCAGCAGAAATTGGATCAAGCTGAGCAGCAAGTGGAGAGCCTGACTAAAGCGCATATGTGGAGTAGGGATTTTGAAGACGCCCAACAACAACTCCGAGAGGAGTTAGCTTCTTCGGAGGCTGCTGTTCAAAAGTATCGAGATGAAAAAGAGCAGATGGAGCAACAATGTCAAGAGCTTCAAAATCACCTGTTGGAGGCACACGAGGAAATGAGCAGGTTGCAGAGTTGCTTGAAAACAGAAGAGACGCACTATCAGGACCTTCAACAGGAATATGAGAGCATCTCAGAGGAACTGATGGCGGGTTTGGAGAAGGCGCAACAAAGGGAGGCTGAAGCTCAGGAAATGCGAGACGGCTTTGAGAGGCTCCTCGACACAAAGGAGCAAGAGCTGCAGGAGGTTTTGCTGAAGATGGAAGTTTTAGGTAATAGTCTGGAAGAGACGGAAGCACAACTCGATGAAATGCTCAAGGTTAGAAACTGTGCCTCTTCTCATGTGGAGGATGAGTCTTTGGAGGCAATGCCGCACACAGAGGAGACACCGGAGCCCCACTTAAGTGACAGCAAACCAGAGGAAAGAGACACCAACCATCATCACTCAAGAGTCCGGTCCCATTCACTCGGCCCGTCGCACCAGTACATCATCACTTCAGGAGACGACCCGGAACGCTTTACGTCGGCGATCCAGTTGCTTGAAACCAAACTTTTCGTAACAGAGGAGAAACTAAGGGAAATCACAGAGCGACTGGAGGAACAACAGGATCACAAGAGCTGCCAGGACCCCCGTCTTGACTCCCAGCTCACCCGAAGCCGAGCCTTGGCCCAACATCTCACTCTGCTGCTTGACAGCAGGGCCAGGGAGAGCCAGCGCTTTGCAGAGGAGACGGAGAACCTTTGCAGGCTGTTGGCCGGTCGCTTTCAGCTTGCGCTAAGCATCATACAAAGCTGCCGGGAGAAACTTCGAACCAGCACCACTATTGAGCTGATGGAATTTGAGGGGAGACTATCAGCTGTTGAGACATGTCTTCAGCAAGGACGGAAAGAtgcggaaaaacaacaacatgcatcGTTTAATGCCTACAAAATGGAGGACAAAATCCCCAGTGATGTATTGGCAGGAGTTGAGAGCAGCATTGACGGAGAGGTCGAACTCACTCACACAGTACATTCAGAGGACATCATTAGTGTTGGCGAGTGTTTGATGAGAGAATTAGTTGTAGTTGAAAAAATGTTGGCAACCCTAAAGGGTCCAAATGAGCAACTCAAGGCTTTAGTGCCAAGAGAAGGTGGTATGACTGTGGCACACAGGTACAAACTCATCATCTCCCAAATACTGACCTTAAAAAAGCCTCAATTAGAGGGAGGAGGAGCTAGAGATGACCACGAAATCATCATTAGAGCCTGCATTGAAGCAGAGTTAATCTATTCTGCCTTTAAAATCCAGCAACAATATCAGAAAAACTCTCATGGCAAAGGTCCTGTAGATACCAACCCTCCAACATTCGTTTCCTATGAAGAGCATGATGTGGTTTTAGACAAAACGTCAATATGTCTTCAATCGCAAGACCTAACAGATGAGGAAAGGCCACCCTGGTTAGAGCGACTTATATCCAGGCTGCAAAGCAGAGCTAAGGTCGTATGGCAGCTCAGCCGGGAGGTCACTTGTATGGAGGAAAACCGCGAAACCGCCTCCGTAGTGGACTTGAGCTGGATGCAGGAGCAAGCAAAGCTGGTTTATTTGTCAGACAGGCTTTACTTGGACGTGGAGCAGGAGCATCAGCGATGCGTAATGTTGCAGGACAAACTGCAGGCTTTGTGCAAACAGCAGGACGCCTCATTAACGGATGAGCGGGAGGCTTTTAATCACACCTTAAGTGAACTCCAGGAGGACAACAGAGCACTGAGAGAGGAACTGGAACATGTTGAAGACAAGATAATATCCATGGAGACCGGAAACTGGagatttcaagaaaacaaacaaagaattgAGGAGTACCACAAGGAAAGAATGCAAAAACTAGAAGCAGAGTTCCAAATGAAGATAAAGGAACAGCAGCAGATACACAAAGAAGAGATGAAACATTTGCATGAGTGCCACATGAAATATTTTGTTTCTAAAGAAAAACATACTGAAAACTTTAAAGAGCTTAAAGATAACTCATCCCCAACAGAGCAGCAAGAAGCCTGCCTGAATGACTTTGAAAATCATCAG GTGTTCTGTGATGAACCTTTCAGTGGCATGGAGGAAATGCACAGGAGGTTGATAACagagctgcagcagcagcatgaGAAACAGGTGGAAGAACTTATCAAGGAAAAGGAGCAGCTGATGCAAGAAGAGACGGCTGCCATAAcagcat CCATTGCTGCTATGAGGAGAGACCATAAAGATGACCTGGAGAACCATCGAATGCCTCAACACGTCTTTGAGACGGATGATATCACACAGATCCACAAAGAATATCA AAAGGCGTTGGAATTATTGAATAAGGAGCTGGAGGAGTTGTCATTTGAGCACACTCAAAAATGCCTCGAAAACTCTCAGCTGAGAGGAGAGCTGCAATATCAGAGAAAATCCTTCAGGAAGCAGAGAGAAAGTGCAGACAATAAACTGGAGCAG GCGATGGAGGCTGAGATAAACTTCCTAAGACAAGAAACCGTATCTCTCAGAGAACAGTTAAAGATTGCTCAAATG GATAAATTGTACACCCAGAACAAGATGAAGGACTTTTATAAAAACAACCATGATGAACACTATCAGGATGCCAAGGCACTAAGTGAGGATGTCAGTTTTGCCGCCGTGTCTTCCAGTAGAGTCGCATCTGGACACAATCCTG ATGTCAACACAGCAAATACAAGCAACGCTGCGTTAGCAAAGAAAACGGACAAACCGTCTCTCCTTCGTCGACTTAGAGCAGTCCGGTCAAAG AGTTTGAAAGAGGGCATCTCTGGCCAAGAAAGGGTGAAGCTGTTTGATTCATTCTGA